The window AGATCGAGTTTTGCTTCAGGGATGCCAAAGGCTTCACCGGACTGATGCAATCGCAGGCAAGGGACGTAGCAAAGCTATCGTTCAACTTTAATGCATCTCTTACATCAGTAAACCTGGTAAGGATGTTGGCAAAGAAAAGAGGTATCCCTATTCGATGGCATCATCTAAGGTTATGATACACAATGTTTTTTGCTTGAACGATTTATTTGCATGTCTGGCATAAAACCGAACAGAAGATTAAATGATAAACTTGTTAAAGAACTCATTGAGTTTGCAGCCATTGCTGCTAAAATCTAAACTATAATTTTAATGAACTCTTCTATTAACAGAATAAGTTAAATATTTTCGCAAATATAAATAGGGTCTGCTTATTAATTCCCAATCAGGCACACAATTTCATTTGTGGCCCGAGTGGATAAATGTTTATATTTCTCACTATCATTAACTTCTGTAGTAACGAGACAAAATAAGGTAAGGGAATATCCCTCATATGCCGGATCAGATTCATCACAAAAATGATAGCCCCTATCCAACTCCTTGACGTCGAGGAGAGTCTGGCCCGGATATCATTTAAACCATATCCACGCTTGCCCTGTCCAAACTTCCCTTCAACCTGGTTGCGTTCCGCCGTCTCTCGTCGCTCTTTACGTTTTTGGTATCTGCTCTTGATCTCTTTTGCCGGCTTTCGTCCCAGTGGTTCCCCGGTGTAGCGGATTCTTTTCTCTTTCAAGAACCGTCTGTTCTCCCGGGTAAGATATATCTTGTCCACCTGAACCAGCTCCGGATACTTCCCTGTCAGCTTCCTGAAGCGTTCAACCTGTGACTGAAGATCCTGCCCCTCATTGAACGCATCCCAGTGGAAATGATCTACCCTGGCATAGCCATCCAGCAGGCTGATGTTGATCTTGGCGCCAAACTCCGTCTTGGCCTTGGCTTTACCACGGACGATGGGGCGAACATGTGGCTGATGAATGTTCACTATGCGATCTTCTACTTGATGGCTCTTCTTCTTATACATCGTCTCCTGTTGTTCCAGCAGATGCTGGATGACAAAAAAATACTTTAGTTGCCGCCGGTCGAAGGGAATCGGTTTATCCTTTATGGTGTCCAGTATCCCGTTGATAGTCCGCACATCCCGTTTCAGGTAGTTGATCTGCTTGCGTATCGCTTTTCGTAACACGTTGGCTGGTTTTCTCTTCATTTTCGACACATTCAAAAAATCCTTGCGTGCAACCCTTCTGTATGTACGGGGTTTATCTTTAATACCCAGTTTCAAACACAACTCATCGATCAGCTCTTCTGCCTTCTGGCGGCTCTCGTTCAGCAGATCCAGATCGGTGGGATACTTGATATCCGCATCACAGACCGTTGCATCCATTTGGAGCTTCCCCTTGTTCCCGGGATGCGGATCGGGATCGTCATCATTATCATCTTCTTCATCCTTCGCATCCTTGTCAACCACTTCTTGATTTGCCCCGGCTTTTAGCTTCAACCCTTTTCTTATCAAGTCGTCCGTCAATGATTCAAAGACATCAAGGTCGATTCGCTTTCTGATGGAGACCAGCAGTGACGGTGTCATCACCTGTTCATAGGTGAAAGCTTCGAGACCAAGAAAATACTGCATGTAGGGGTTCTCCTGTATCATCTCTATTACTCCACGGTCGTCACTCTTCATGATGTGCTTGATGATGATTACTCCCAGCACAAGCCTGGCATCTTTGGTGGGGGCACCCCGGTTGCTTTTGAAGTTCTTGTAATAAAGCCGGGCGAACTCTTCCCAGGGAACTATTTTTGAAAGAATAACCCACCGGTTATTCTCATCCAGTTTTGCCTCAAAGGGCATCTTGAACTCTGAAATTGAAAGCTGCCTGGAGCTCTTGTATCGTATCATAAAATGCAAGGTTTATGAAGTAAAAATACTCAATTTCTTGCAGTTATGCAAATTTTTTACCAACTAATTTACTGATATACAACACAAATGCCAATTATTCAGCAAACCCTAAATATATTTTTTATTAATGGCAATAAAATTGAATTTTACACCAGGGTCAACGCATAAAAAAATCAGAAAAGACAGTGTTATCAACAATTTATCCGTCTGGTTGTTAATAACTTGTGTTGTTTTGAGGCAATGTAAATGCGTATCTTTGCCTCAAAAAAGACATGACAAGTCCAGCCACTTCTTTGCACCGGTATTTTGAGTGCATTCCCGACCACCGAATCAACAGGAACAAGAAACACCTGCTATCCGACATCATAATCCTGTCGATACTCGCCGTTATTTGTGGGGCGGAATCGTGGGATTCAATTGAACTTTTCGGCAAGACAAAACTTTCATTCCTGAAAACGTTCCTCAAACTGCCCAACGGTATCCCCTCACACGATACGATTAACAGGGTGTTTTCCAGTTTACGTCCACGTCTTTTTGAAGAAGCTTTCATCAAATGGGTTGATTCTTTAAAGGATGAGCATATCACAAAAGAGGTTATCAGCTTGGACGGCAAGTGTATAAAAGGGTCCAAAGACAGCTTTCATGAAAAGAACCCCATCTACATGGTCAGCGCCTGGGCATCAGAAAACCAATTGGTCCTGGGCCAACTCAAGGTGGATGAGAAAAGCAATGAGATCACGGCCATCCCGTTATTGCTGGACCTGCTTGACATAGAAGGAAGCATTATTACCATAGATGCCATTGGTACCCAAACGAAGATTGCTGAAAAAATCATAGAAAATAAAGCGGATTATATCCTTTCGGTCAAGGGTAACCAGAAAGAGCTTTTGTCCCAGGTGGAGGACAGTTTCAACCGGCATAATCCGGACTCGGTCGATCAGGTGACGGAAAAAGGGCACGGACGGATTGAAACACGTACCTGTGAAATTATCTCGAACCTGGGTTTCATCGACAACAGGGAACACTGGAAAGGACTCAAGACGATTGTCAGGATTACTGCCCACAGGGACACGGGTAAAAAACAGGAGACCGAAACCCGTTTCTACATTAGCAGTGTCATTGACCAAGCAGCAAACTTCAACACTTTTATACGTCAGCACTGGGGCATTGAAAACAAACTCCACTGGACATTGGACATGGTTTTTGACGAAGACCGGCAAAGGAAAAGGGCGAAGAACTCCGCCCAAAACTTTTCCTTCATCAGAAAAATAGCACTCAACCTTCTAAAACAAGACACATCGAAGGGTTCTTTGGTTTCAAAACGTCTCAAGGCCGGGTGGGATGACAACTTTTTGCTACAGTTGTTGAAAATTTAAATGCGTTGACCCTGAATTTTACACCCCTCTCTTTTTAGACAAATTCAAGCGGCCGCCCGATAGATATCGACCTGCCTTTTATATTCCAGTCGCTGATGGGGCCTTCCTGTATTATATTACGTCATATACTCCTTTATTTTGCAATATAAATCCAAACCGTTATCAGACGGCTCAAGATAGATTTTCTCATACTTGATATTGCGCCAGAATCTTTCAATGAAGATGTTGTCGATTGCACGTCCCTTACCGTCCATACTGAACTTTAAACCCTCATGTGAAGAAAAGTAGGCCGAAAACTCGGGACTGGAGAATTGACTGCCCTGATCTGCATGGGATAGAAATTGGCGCTACCTGGTGGGGATATGACCAGGATGAAGTTCATTCTTCCTGGTATGCTCCTGGACTGTTTCACGTTCTTGAAGGGTTTCTAAAACTATCTTTGTTTAAAGCCGGCGCTGTAAGTTTTCCTTTTCTTCATGACAGCAAAAATAGTACATTTTTTTAACGATACGTGTTGTCCAAGATTCGGGGGGAATTTAGTATAAAAAATCACGAAAAAGGAGTTCAGATTTACAGGCTCTACAAAAAAATAAAAAACACTTGAATATTTGATATTCAAGTGTTTTTTTAAGTGGTGCCACCAAGAATCGAACTAGGGACACACGGATTTTCAGTCCGTTGCTCTACCAACTGAGCTATGGCACCAACATTGCTTTATTTGCGAGTGCAAAGATAAAATATTTTTTCTCCAAATGCAAATTTTTCAGGTGGAATTTTTGGGGGGCAGAGTCAAGCAGCAAGTGCAATTTACATTAATTGTTTGTAAAACTCAACTTTGGGTGTGTTAAAGTCCAATTTTTTCCTCGGTCTTTCATTCAGCCTGTGCTGTATCCGCTTCAATCTGTCGGGTGGATAGTTCTTGAAGGACGCCCCCTTGGGGATGTATTGCCGGATGAGCTTGTTCGCGTTTTCGATCGATCCTTTTTGCCATGCCGAATAGGGGTCGGTGAAGTACACCGGGGCTTCCAGCATCTCCGTGATCCGTTCGTGCGCCGCGAACTCCAAGCCGTTGTCCGTGGTGATCGTCCTTATCACGTCCTTGTAGGGTAGCAACATGCGGCACAGCACCTTGGCCAACCCTTTCGAGTCCCTTCCGCGGGGCAGTTCCCCGATCATCACGAGGTTCGTCTTCCTTTCCGTCACCGTCAGTATCGCCTCCGACTGGTCGGCCCCTATCATCGTGTTCATCTCGAAGTCGCCGAAGCGCTTCCCGTCGGCCTCCACGGGCCTTTCCCGGATGCTCCTGCGGTTGGGGATGCCTCTAACGGAGCCCACCGGTCTCTTGCGGTGCTTGAGCCTGTGACGGCAATGCTTGTAAAGGTCGCCCCCGGCCTTCTTGTCCTCCCGGATCCACTTGTAGATGGTCTCGTGGGAGACCCGGATATTCTCCTTCTTTCTCAGGTGTCCGCTGATTTGCCCGGGCGACCAGTCCTTGCGCACGAGCCGGATCACCTTTTGTTTGATCCATTCCGGGGTGGACCGGTTGCCGGGCAGGCGTTCCCTTCTCTCCATCGCCATCTCGTGGGCCAGTCGCCACGAGTAGCCCCCGCGCTTGTCCTTGTTGCGCTGCAACTCCCTGGACACCGCTGAAGGACTGGCACCTATCAAGCTCGCGATCGTCCGCTGGGTGTCACCGTTTTCTAAACCTAAATAAATCGCGTACCTTTGTTCTGAAGTTAACTGTTTGTATTTTTTCATAAGCAACATAATAGTTAATTTTAGGGAGACTTCGGTCTCCTTTTTCTTTTATGTTGCTGTCCGACTCTCTTCGGGGGCTTGCGCGCCCCCGGCCGTTAGGCAAACCCCCGCGGTGTTTTTCATGATTGTTGTGAAGAATCATTTCAAAAAACAACACGTGGATGTTGCACTTCTAAGTTGAACTTAGGGGAAAATGGTGTTATTTTTCCAACGGATTCCATCCTTGCGCCTTCAATTTCATCTCCTGCCCGTCGCGGGTAACCAGATAGCACCCTTCATCAGGTTTGGTGATGTGGCCTACCAAGTGTATGCCGGGCAGGGTAGACATCTTGTCGTGGAGAGAGAGGGGAACGGTAAAGAGCAGTTCGTAATCCTCTCCGCCATTCAATGCGACGGTTGTGACGTTCATATTGAACGTTTCGGCCATCAGGGCAGTCTGGTAATCGATGGGAAGCCGCTCCTCAAAAATGCGGCAACCCGCGTTGCTCTGCTTGCAGATATGGAGGATGTCTGATGAAAGCCCGTCGGATACGTCGATCATGGATGTGGGAACGATCCCGTTCTCCGACAGTATCCGGACGATATCTCTCCGGGCCTCAGGCTTGAGCTGACGCTCCAGGATATACTCCTTGCCGGAGAAATCGGGTTGGAAATCTGCATTTCCCTTCTCCCCGAAAACAGCCTTCTCACGTTCAAGTAGCTGCAACCCCATGTACGCCGCTCCCAGATCGCCCGATACATAAATCAGATCGGTATCTTTGGCCCCATTGCGGTAGACGATCTTCTCTTCATCGGCTGTACCGATACAGGTTATCGAGATTGAAAACCCTGTCAGCGACGAGGAGGTGTCGCCACCCACCAGATCAACACCGTAGATCTCGCAGGCCAGCAACACTCCGGCATAGAATGTCTCCAGATCCTCCACCGAAAAGCGTTGGGATATACCCAGTGAAACTGTTATCTGTTGAGGTTTTCCGTTCATCGCATAGATGTCGGAAAAGTTGACAATTGCCGCTTTGTATCCCAAGTGTTTCAGCGGGACGTAGGTCAGGTCGAAATGGATGCCTTCGAGCAACAGGTCGGTGGTGACAAGCGTATGTTTCCCGCCGTTGTCGATTACGGCGGCATCGTCACCTACACCTTTTCTGGTTGTGGGCTGTGTAAGTTGGATCTCCTTGGTGAGGTGGTCTATCAGTCCAAACTCTCCTAGCGTGCTTATTTCTGTGCGCATAGGTTTATATCCTTTCCACTATGGTCCGCATAATCTCCGCCATCTTGGGCTGGGCGATTTTTGCAGCTTCCTGGACCTCTTCGTGTGTCACTTCCACGATCTTTCCGATGACACCCAAATCGGTAATGATGGAAAAGGCCAGAACCTTCATTTTGGCATGGTTGGCAACGATAACTTCCGGAACGGTAGACATGCCTACGGCATCACCTCCGATAACGCGGAAGAAATGGTACTCGGCAGGAGTTTCAAAAGTGGGTCCGGAAACGCCGACATAGACACCATGCTGCAACTTGATATTTTTCTCTTTTGCAATCTCCATGGCCATTAACCGGAGTTCCTTGTTGTAGGCCTCACTCATATCGGGGAACCGTGTTCCCAGCTCGTTGTAGTTCTTCCCGTGAAGCGGATGTTCGGGAAACATGTTGATGTGGTCTTCGATAAGCATGATGTCGCCTACGTCGAAGCTGGGATTCATACCGCCGGCAGCGTTGGATACAAAGAGGTATTCCACTCCCAGTGCCTTGAAAACACGGATTGGAAATGTTACCTGTTTCATGTTGTACCCTTCGTAATAGTGGAATCGTCCCTGCATGGCCAGCACCCTTTTGCTGCCCAGATTGCCGATGATGAGTTTCCCACTGTGCCCCTCTACGGTAGAGACGGGGAAATTGGGGATCTCTGTGTATGGAATTTCGGTCTTGTCGGTAATCTCCCGGGCAAGTTCTCCAAGTCCGGTTCCTAAAATGATGGCGGTATTGGGCACATCTCCGATTCTATTTTTTAGATAATCGGCTGTTTGTTTGATTGCTTCTAACATGTTTGTTGATTTTTTTATTGAATGACTCTTTTTCTCTTTTTTTCATGAATTGTACTCTAACCGGAATATAGTAGATTCTCCGTTTTATATTTTCATCCAGAAAAGACAATGCCCTGAAACGGATGGCATCTTTCTCGGTGGTTACAATTATCTTGTCGTCCTCGTCCACATCCAGTGTCTCCATTTCATCGGTTATCTTCCTGATGTCTTCCTTATTGAAGAAGTGGTGATCGGGGAAGAAGATCGGATAGAGGTTGTAGGTTTTCAACTCCAGTTTTTCCACCAACGGTTGAGGGGAGGCAATTCCGGTAACCAGAAATACATGTTTTTTACGTAAATCGTCTGGTTCCAGTGTCTCCTGCTGCAACTGGGGAAAGACCGGCATCAAGTTCCCATAATCGAAAGTGGTAAAGTAGAGATCCTGATAGGGATAGAGGTCTAGACCGTTTTCATAGATACGGAAGTCGATGGGTTGCATATCACGGCTGCACTTGGTGACGATGACGATCGAAGCGCGATCCTTTCCCCGTAATGGTTCTCGCAGATATCCTGCCGGGAGGAGCTTGTCCTCATATACCGGACGATTACTGTCGACCAGCAGAATGGAGAGGGAAGGGGAGACGTGGCGGTGTTGAAAACCGTCGTCCAACAGAATCACCTGCGGACGCTCCTCTGCATCGATGGAGCGGATCTTTTCAATGGCGCCTCTCCGGTTCTTGTCCACCACAACAAGTGTTTCGGGAAATTTCTGCTTTATCTGGAGTGGCTCATCACCCACATCCTGAGGTTTCGAGTCCACATCTACAATCCTGAACCCTTTTCTTTTACGCTTGTAACCCCTACTCAGGACTGCCACCCTGTATCTCGACGACAAGAGTTCAATCAGATATTCGATATGGGGAGTCTTGCCAGTACCCCCCACGGTGATGTTCCCGACGCAAATAACCGGAATGTCGAACTTATGCTGTTTCAGTATCCTTGCGTCAAAAAGCCAGTTCCGGAACCTTACACCCAGCCCGTACAGCCACGAAAGTGGCAGTAGTGAGCGACGAATATTGGGAGGAGGTAATTCCATCTTTGAAGTTTGAAATGGCAATATCAGTTGATGTTCAACTCAAAGGGGATGCGGGCCTGGATATAATCCTGCTCCTTGATCCCCTTCAAGAGCGTAAACAGCTCATAGCTCTCTCCAAGGTAGCTCTTCAGCGTTTTGGCAGCCAGTTCCTCCTTGCCCTTGCTGAAAATTTCCTCGAGCGGAGATTTGGCCTTCGGATACTCGAAAACGGCATAACTCTTGCCCAGATTGGCCAGGTCTGCAGCAATGCGTACGGCCTCATCCACGCCACCCAGCTCATCTACCAGCCCGATCTCCTTCGCCTGATTCCCGGTCCATACACGACCTTCGGCAAATTTTGCCAGGCTATCTTTGGCTATTCCACGACCCTCCGCACAGCGGGTCAGGAAGATGTCGTACCCGTTGTCCACATAAGCCTGCATCATGGCCGCCTCCCGTTCATTGAACGCCCGGGATGGGTTGCCAAAATCGGAAAAATCGTTGGTCTTGACTACATCAGAATTGATTCCCAGTTTATTGAAGGTCCCGCTGAAATTGGGGAACATGCCGAATATACCGATAGAACCTGTTATGGTGGTGGGTTGAGCCACAATCTTGTTGGCATTGCAAGCGATATAGTAGCCGCCAGAAGCTGCGACATCTCCCATCGATACAACCACCGGCTTTTCAGATTTCAAATCGGAGATGGCTTTCCATATCTGTTCCGAAGCGTATGCGCTTCCGCCTCCAGAATTGATGCGGAAGACAACCGCTTTGATGTTCTTGTCTTTCCGGAGTTTTTCAATCTCGTTTACATAGTATTTATCCTGAATACCCGATGAACGGTTACCGGACATGATGTTCCCCGTGGCGTAGAGCAGTGCGATGGAGTTGGTAGATTTCCTGATGGCAGGTGTCGTTTTTACCGACCTCATCTCTGCTACCGTTGCCGAAGGAATTTTCTCGTCAGCATCTACTCCGAGAAGTTCCCGCAGGTACTGCTTCATTTCGCTTTCATAGAGGAGAGTGTCAACCAGATTTGACGCCAGCAGGAAATCGGTTTTCCTGAGCATCGGAAACTGGTTGGCGATAGAGTCGATCTGGGCTGGCTCCAGTTTCCTGGAAGCGGCCATCTCGTTTTTCATGTTGTTCCAGATATCGTTGATGAATGAGGTGATCTGTTCCCGGTTGGCGTCACTCATCTCGGTCTGCGTAAAGGACTCGGCAAACGACTTGTAGGTTCCCACCTTGAATAACTGGATTCCTACCCCCATCTTTTCCAACGCATCCTTGTAAAAGAGGAGAATCGATGAGAGGCCGTGAATGTCGAGCATTCCCTGTGGATTGATCGCAACCTTGTCGGCGACAGAGGCCAGGTAATAGCCGCTCTGGGTGTAGGTATCGGCATAGGCCACGATGAACTTTCCGCTCTCCTTGAAATCTTCCAGCTCCTGACGTATTTCGGCCAGTGTGGCGTTGGATGCTGCAAAAATCCGGGTATCGAGGTAGATCCCTTTTATCTTGTCGTTATTCTTGGCCTTGCGGATGGCTCCAATGATATCGTTCAGACCCATTGCTGATGGTACGCCACCAATCAGCTCAATGAAAGGATCATTTTCTGCAATTCGTTCCTGTACGGTGCCTTCAAGTCTCAGATTTAATACGGAGTTTTCCTGTAACACAAATGTATCCTGTTTGCCGAAAGAGCCCATCAAGGAGCCCATCAGGGCAAACATGACCAGCATTGAGACGAGCGAGAATATGAGACTCGCAATGATGAAGCCCAATGCAGATGCAAACATCATTTTAAAAAAATCTTTCATAAATTTGTGTCCTATAGTGATTATATGCACAAAAATAGGGAAAAAAGAGTTATATTGCAATTGAAACTAGACACATTTTCATTTAGTAATCTTAGCAGAAAAATATACCTCCGATCTGCTGGAGGTAATTTGATGATAAGGAAACCCGATGTTGGTTAAAAAAATATAAAGAGTAGAGGAAAAGAGGTAACCGGTGCAACGTTTTTACCTTTTTTTCATCTTAACTAATGTAAGCGAAAAGCATGGATGATTCGCAACTGATAGCAGCATGTAAGAAGCAGAACCGTAGTGCCCAAAAGGCATTATACGAGTTGTACGCTCCTAAGATGATGGCTGTCTGTATGCGATATTGCAAAGATAATGAGACTGCTCGCGATCTTCTCCATGACGGTTTTCTGCAGGTTTTTACACAGATTGGCTCTTATGCGGGCAAGGGTTCTTTTGAAGGTTGGTTGCGCCGGATTTTCGTGAATCTGGCTCTTGAGAATTATCGAAAGGAGAAAAAGAGACTTGATTTCTTGAACGATTACGGAAAAGAGAATGAAGATTTTTTAGATGCTCCGGAGGATGACTGCCTCGAGGTAGGAGACGTTCCCCGGCAAGAGTTGCTGGATATAATTCGTGGAATGCCAGAAGGTTACAGAACGGTGTTTAATATGGTAGTCTTTGAAGATATGCCACATAAGGAGATAGCTGCCATGCTGGGCATAACGGAGAATGCTTCTCGGTCGCAATATTTCAGGGCCAAGACTTTTCTACAAAACAAGGTGCAATCGATAATGAAGAAGAAATACATATGAATATCAATGAACGAAGAAGATATATTTAAAGAACAGCTCAGGTCAGTTTTCAGCGATTATGAGGTTCCGGTGCCCTCCGATGGTTGGGAGAGACTGGAGCAATCGCTCGACAGCTTGCAGCGGACCAGAATAGTTCGCCGCAACTGGTTTATCGGTTCGGCTGCTGCTACTGTAGCCATACTCCTGGGAAGTCTCTTCTTTTTTAACCTGCCAAAGCCGATTGAACCGAATGTTCATCCTGTTCTGGCGGAAGAGATGACATCTGGTGAGATAAAGATACCCGATATGCAACAAGAGATTGAGGTAGCCAGATCTGAATTTCCGGTGAGGCAGAGAGCGGGCGGTGGTAGACAGGAGGTGTTGATTGCCAAATATACCGAAAGGGAGGCAACTAAATCGCAGATCGCAAGCGATAAGCCTGAACATCCGGAGCAAATGGTTGTTGATGATCAGATTGAAGATCTTCATGCCGATAATGACGCTGTGACTGCGAGATCACGTATTGCCCAACCCGACCCAGAAGAGATAGAACGGCTCGTCAAGGAGTTTGAGCATGCCGGAAAGGCCACCGCTTTCGAAGGTCTCTCACTCGAAGAGGAGAATAAGAAGCCGATGACGTTGGCAATCAATGCGAAAGGAGGGCTGACATCCTCCAGGAAAATAGTAAACAGTCCCATGACCCTTCGCAGTACATCAGCTGCCGGACCATCAGAGATGGCCTATGCAGCCTTGCCATTGAATACCATGAGTGTTGCGGATAATGTGGCCCAGATGGTACACGATCAGCCCGTATCTATCGGCCTTACCATCTCCAGGAGCATTGTCGACCGGCTATCGGTTGAAACCGGTGTGGTATACACCTACCTCTTCTCCCGGGCAAAAAATACCAGCGTCGATTTTCAAAACCAGGAGACGCAGCTTTTCCACTACCTTGGTATCCCTGTCAACCTGAATTACAATTTTGTGAATATCGGAAGGCTGGGTATGTTTGCATCGTTTGGAGGGATGGTAGAAAAAGATATCTACGGTGAATTCAGGAAGAGAGAACAGAGTGTTTCCAAGGAGTTGAACAGTACGGCTCAGGGCGTTATCAGTACCAAAATCAGTCAGAAGAACCCGCAGATCTCGGTAAATGCCGGGGTAGGGCTCTTCTATCCCATTTACGGGGGATTTAACCTGTATGGCAAGATTGGCGGGGCTTACTACTTCGATGCAGGAAATTACGATTATAGAACGATATATACCGACAAAAAGATTGTCTTCGATCTCAATGCCGGTATCCGGTTTGACTTTTAAGAATTTTAAACAGTAATAATTATGTACATGAGAAAATTGATTTTACTTTTTGCAGTGTTGGTCTCCGGCCTCTTTCTGACATCATGTCTGGAAGCAGGAGACAGTAATCTTGCCGGTTCAGGGCAATTGTTTTACATTACCCAATCGGAAGGGACCCAAATTGCCCACAACGGGGGATTTGCCATGACTTCGAACGAGATAAAGATGCAGGAACCCGAAAGATGGTACCTGATCACCTGGTCGTGGACAACAGCCAACGGGATGCTCTCTTCCACCGTACACAACGCCATTACGACGGATATCGAGCAGATACCTTACGGTCTATACCTTCACGAGGAAGCCCCCGAGGGGAGTTCAACTCCAATCAACTCCTTCGGCATGATCAGTGGATTACCTATAA of the Petrimonas mucosa genome contains:
- a CDS encoding porin family protein — encoded protein: MNEEDIFKEQLRSVFSDYEVPVPSDGWERLEQSLDSLQRTRIVRRNWFIGSAAATVAILLGSLFFFNLPKPIEPNVHPVLAEEMTSGEIKIPDMQQEIEVARSEFPVRQRAGGGRQEVLIAKYTEREATKSQIASDKPEHPEQMVVDDQIEDLHADNDAVTARSRIAQPDPEEIERLVKEFEHAGKATAFEGLSLEEENKKPMTLAINAKGGLTSSRKIVNSPMTLRSTSAAGPSEMAYAALPLNTMSVADNVAQMVHDQPVSIGLTISRSIVDRLSVETGVVYTYLFSRAKNTSVDFQNQETQLFHYLGIPVNLNYNFVNIGRLGMFASFGGMVEKDIYGEFRKREQSVSKELNSTAQGVISTKISQKNPQISVNAGVGLFYPIYGGFNLYGKIGGAYYFDAGNYDYRTIYTDKKIVFDLNAGIRFDF